In the Neodiprion virginianus isolate iyNeoVirg1 chromosome 2, iyNeoVirg1.1, whole genome shotgun sequence genome, tgttttcgaaaattcctgTGGACAAGACGGAAAAAGTTTGCataaaaatcaagaaaaatgtACGCAAAACTTGAAGCCTGAACAACCTCAAAGTTGTGTTTCGTGGgatttcgaaacttttatcACTGGAAATcggccaatttttttttaaatacctatGACTACAGGGAAAACGTAaaccaaatttcagatttttcgaagCAATATTAaggcggggaaaaaaaaaagaatgtagTAAGCTCGaattcccatgttatttaaatgggataTTTCACTGCCTCGGAGGCAGTTCTTAGAGTTGACCTACAGGCTTCAAGTTTcgcgtacatttttttaaaatttttttgcaaacttttccCGCCTTGTCCGcaggaattttcgaaaacaccctaaataaggaccaccctaatgaccatattaatttataaattgcaattttttaaagtagGTACAATCACCAATGGAACTTAGGTAGATTAAAATATCACAGCTTGAATTCCATTGGTCCAATTTTATGATTGAACTGTTCATAAAAAAGACTTTCAGTGCGTAACGTAAATTTCCTAAAATTCCCGAATATAAATCCACTTGGGGATGATTCTTGGGGGTCGAGTCAGCAACAAGAAACCTTGACTTATATTTGGAACAATATTGAACTGAAATCAAAATATACACTTTTTTTGAAGattgagaacaaaaaaaaaaccgataacatgtttcggaaattttggtttttcttGTTATAGGTTTACTACGACATGTACGAGCGTTCGAAAGAAAAGTACGTTGCGGAAATGCAAATTTATAATAAGAAGTCCGAGGACGCACCACCTCAAATGCCGTTGAATATAACTTGAgaatgttcatttttttttttttttttttttccatcaaatcTAATCTTTAGGCAAGTCTATTTCTAGAtgaaatgttgaatatttcaaCCCCTTGTATTATATTccaattattcaattgtaCAGATAGCATAAGGTTTGTTTCAATGTTTAATGTAAAATTGACAGAGGATAATGAGTTCTGATTCTTGTCACCATTAACGTAGCATGAGTACTAAATCATTTTGGTACAACATTTATCTATCCCTTGAAACCATCTTTCTCTTTGCGAATAGTTGCCATCGTCGCAATTGCATCGCTTTGTTTCGCGTGATCCATAACGGAAGGTTCATTAACCCTCATAAATGGATTGGTGCTTTTCTCTTCGGAAATGGTGCTGGGGATTGTTGGTtgctttttctctctctgttcACGAGCCCACTGTATCTTCTGCTTTATTGCCTCATTGTTTGGTTCAACGTGTAGTCCGAACTTGAGATTACTCTCCGTGTATTCATGCCCACAATAGACTTTCTGCGGTATTGGGTACAATTATAGTTGTCAATCCATCTCCTctcaatttcaaacaaaacaaacattCGAACGCAAGTGCAGAACTGGCTttcaaaaaagtattttccATGAGTATACTTGACGACTAAGATTTACagcaaatttattacaataatattatccTGATTGCAACGAAaattttgtgagaaaaaaatctctagACTTTAGGTAAAAGTGTGAAAAGTTACTTCTTATCAGCTCTGCaaatgcaaaataaatatttatgttGGTCTCACCGTCTGATCTGGCAATATGCCCAGCACATTGATAAGGGCATTGTGCATTTGATCAGCAGTACCTTCGAAGAATCTCCCGCAACCACCAGCGAACAACGTATCACCTGAttgtagaaataaattatcagGGCAAGGTTTTAAATGATAATTGTCGATCGAATAGAAACTCACCAGTGAAAACAGCCGGAGTATCTTGGTCTGCAGTAACGTAATAGCAAATGTGCCCAGTTGTGTGGCATGGAGTTTCCAAGCACTTTACATCGATATTACCAATTTTGAACAAGTCTCCGTGTTTCACCCTCCTGTTTAAGGCCCCAATTCTTTCATCGCCACCATAAACTTCTAGATGTTGAAACTTCTTTACTAAGTTTTCATTTCCACCGGCATGATCCCAGTGATGATGAGTGGTTAGGACCTTTTTTAAATTCACCTGATTCTCGTGGACCGCTTTATAAACTGCATCAGGATCAACAGGGTCTACAATAGCTGCATCTTTAGTAGCTTCATCGATTATCTGAAAACATGGTTGAGCATTTCAAAGGGCTGCGAAAGTCAAGGATAGGAATATTTCGGTTGATTAATATttgggacatttttttttttcaatctttgaATACAGGTATggtaagaaaacaaaattttctgctAAATctatcaaataaaattattctccagaaaattatattcgtatCAAAAAAGAAGACTCACCAAGTACATATAATTGTCCTGAAGAGCCGGTAAGATCTGAACCTTCATCTTGGACTGATCAATCGTTACAGACTCACTATGCGTACCAGAAAATCCGTTTGTCGATAAGCTTTTCGCTGAAATTATGAGATTGATGAGTATTTAGCTAGAAAAATACTCGAGTGATACGCACAACACAGCAGATGAGCAGTGGAGTTGAAATAGCAgtaaaatagttgaaaatataaattttcaagtaaCGGCCATTGTGGCGATTATTATTACATCTTGAGAATGTAcacattgaataaaaaaaaaatgggcaATATCGTGCATAAATGCGAATATCCAAAGCACAGAAAACCCAGAGGCCCAATCCTGGCTTGGTCGACTATAAATTTGGCCAAAAATACCCCTGAAATAAGCTGATATAAGTCCGTTTTCTAGCCAAGCTGGGCAGGCCCGCAAAACAGCGCTCAACA is a window encoding:
- the LOC124297120 gene encoding hydroxyacylglutathione hydrolase, mitochondrial-like isoform X4; translation: MLSAVLRACPAWLENGLISAYFRAKSLSTNGFSGTHSESVTIDQSKMKVQILPALQDNYMYLIIDEATKDAAIVDPVDPDAVYKAVHENQVNLKKVLTTHHHWDHAGGNENLVKKFQHLEVYGGDERIGALNRRVKHGDLFKIGNIDVKCLETPCHTTGHICYYVTADQDTPAVFTGDTLFAGGCGRFFEGTADQMHNALINVLGILPDQTKVYCGHEYTESNLKFGLHVEPNNEAIKQKIQWAREQREKKQPTIPSTISEEKSTNPFMRVNEPSVMDHAKQSDAIATMATIRKEKDGFKG
- the LOC124297120 gene encoding hydroxyacylglutathione hydrolase, mitochondrial-like isoform X5, yielding MKVQILPALQDNYMYLIIDEATKDAAIVDPVDPDAVYKAVHENQVNLKKVLTTHHHWDHAGGNENLVKKFQHLEVYGGDERIGALNRRVKHGDLFKIGNIDVKCLETPCHTTGHICYYVTADQDTPAVFTGDTLFAGGCGRFFEGTADQMHNALINVLGILPDQTKVYCGHEYTESNLKFGLHVEPNNEAIKQKIQWAREQREKKQPTIPSTISEEKSTNPFMRVNEPSVMDHAKQSDAIATMATIRKEKDGFKG
- the LOC124297120 gene encoding hydroxyacylglutathione hydrolase, mitochondrial-like isoform X1, which produces MPEANHPSDQYSTWVGLIYIFNLIVGTGALTLPAAFSRAGWALGLTLILILAFISFVTVTFVIEAMASANAVVTWKRIQQRKRTLQMSGESAASNSDSEDTPLVSTTASSPERHCTNYRYYAIQEKIEMGEMASIFFTKTGVMLFYLCFAVYLYGDLSIYGAVVAKSLADVACTYQPANLTCNDTIPDTEACWEGVETNRLNAYRIFLTIFVAVLGPFVFFNVQKTKYLQLLTSVMRWLAFTIMIVYAVRKLVIDGPQLDTPAANISAKSLSTNGFSGTHSESVTIDQSKMKVQILPALQDNYMYLIIDEATKDAAIVDPVDPDAVYKAVHENQVNLKKVLTTHHHWDHAGGNENLVKKFQHLEVYGGDERIGALNRRVKHGDLFKIGNIDVKCLETPCHTTGHICYYVTADQDTPAVFTGDTLFAGGCGRFFEGTADQMHNALINVLGILPDQTKVYCGHEYTESNLKFGLHVEPNNEAIKQKIQWAREQREKKQPTIPSTISEEKSTNPFMRVNEPSVMDHAKQSDAIATMATIRKEKDGFKG